The Epinephelus lanceolatus isolate andai-2023 chromosome 19, ASM4190304v1, whole genome shotgun sequence DNA segment CACTCCACTCGCTCCAGGTACCCTGCCAACCTTTCACTGGTAACGCTCGCACTTTGACATGATACTCGGTGTGTTTGCGGAGGTGCTGCATGTCGATCTTTAGAGTGTCCAATGAGAAGTTTTGAGGCTGTGGTCAAACAGGAAGTACAGCTCAGTCACTGCTGAACATCGTCAGAGGAAGAAATAAAAACTGCAGCAACACAAATCAAATGATGTTACTATTGTTCTGCCGGGGCTCTGGATGAGCAGCTGGAAGAGTTGGTTGTCGAGTGTCAGGTAGTCTTTGTGGTACGGAGTCTGAATACGAATCACAGCCTGGTTTGACTCGTGGTCGAAAGTCACGTTCTTCACCTGAGGACTTCTCGGTTTGACTGCAGGGACACAACAAACAATCACGAGACATCTGAGACATAAAATCACCTTGTAAAGACTCAGATTGAAATCTGTTGGATTGTgttgatgtgtttctgttcatGGCCTCCAGAGGATGATCCTCTTGTTCCGACGGTCCATTGTCCCAAAATCTGTATTTGATGTTTTTCTCGTCAAAAAGCCAATAAGATttatatctgtctgtctgtctgtctctgtctgtctgtctgtctgtcaccatGACGACAAACTGTCCCTTaccttaacttttttttaacccaaaccattcTGTAAACCGTACCTTAACCAAAGAGTCACATCAAACCATGTAGTGATTACTCAACAGGCCTaacaggcacaggcccaggggcccaaagtgtcaggggcccctgggcctgtgcctgcgAAATGTCacttaaaaactgaaaatgaccacaaagagacataaaattagcTCCAAGAGAAACAAACTGAGTCAGTGATAATGAGTTTTCCAGCTCTGCAGGAGGGACTCACCTATTTTCTTCAGGTCCACCATGGTTGTGGTCGAGCTTCCTGTCTTCAGGTGGACGGACACGTTGAAGTCAAGGACAAGAAGCAGATCTTTGGAGGTGACTGTGTCTCCAGGAACCTTCAAACacttctcttcttttttatttccactCCAGTCGAAGTAGCTGTGAACAGACGAGCAGAGCCGTGGCTCAGTGACTGAACGTCCTCTGAACGCTGCTGATGTCACACCTACACATGACGGATAAAAGCCATTACCACACTGTCATCCTGTCTATGACATCAGCCTCTTCGTCTTCATCGTCCTCACTGTCGCTCCGGCCTCCGACCAGTTTACAGCTCAGACTACTTCCTGCCATCAGGATGTCAGAGGTGCAGCTGACTCTGGGctctgacaggaaacacacagattcATTAGCGACGTCACATCCTGTCCCAGTGTCACACTCACGGTGGACAGGAAGGAAGTCATGGAGCATTAAAGGAACACAGTGGCCATTTGGTTGTCAGTTCTTCGCCACCTGTGacgttgaattcatgaaggaaAGAGAGAATTCAGAAAAGGTGAGTGTTGCTGATGAAGTGCAGTAAATGGGGTGCGCCTTTACCTGCAGGTGCCCCACATCAGAACAACAGTCAGATGTTCAGGACGCCACCAACACGTGACTTTTACaccaaaacactgaaacatgatTTACAATCGGTCACCTTTCAGCCGACAGGAAGTAACAGCACCAGATCGACAAGGTGTGCGTCAGCAGGGCAGGACAAATATGACGTTTGGATGAGGTGTTCTGCGTGCGCCCCACGGCGGGAGATTTAGGCTGTCTTCAGATATTTTTGTAAACAGAAATTTTCCTTTACTTTCAGGCCTCTCGTCCACACAAACACTCTCCGAGCTGAAAATTGATCAAAACTCTGTTTCCTGTTGAGTGGACGTGTAAAACTGAGCATTTGGaaaatttggggaaaaaaatcacacatgCCTACTGATGCTTTGAGCAAACACTGGAAACAATGGCGGACTACTGGTTTGTTAGCGTTTTGTCAGTACTGCTCGGTCTAATGATGACTTTACACCTAAACTCACCacttcacaaacaaacagaggcgTCTGCTGCACCTGAGGGTTTGTGGTTTAAAGTGCATCAGAAGCGATGGTTTTGGCTCAGGACCGGTGAAACCAGCAGACGATGGGACACTTTCAGAGTGGGACTGTTGATGATGAGGAGTGGAAGGAAAACTTTCACATGTCCAGACAATCACTCGTCTGTTTCAGTGAGTTTCTTCGTCCTTAAACTGGATGGGAATCAGCGGTGATGGGGGTTTGGTTTTTTCAAGATATaattttaattgacaggacagctaagtgtgaagggcggagaaagagagagagagagagagagagagagagagggagggacaagatgcagcaaagggccacagccAACAAACAGGCGGTGAAAATTATATTTAGATGATCATATTGACATCGCACAATCTTTCACCACAGTTTCAATGTTTCTATCTGTAAGTATTTAATTTtgactcaacacttcctgtttccgtttcaaaataaaagtcccctgacaacatttctgtgaacagaatcccttcatttgttaCCACAAGGCAGTGGAGCCGATACGTTTcagttctagtcaatgtgtgtgtttccaccggctgtgGCTGTGTTGCGTTCCGTCAcagctccggagccctccgcaacagatacgcagcacttctgtttttgccggacgccggagcacaacgcagcaattcagcacagagcagatcgtgcggggcaggaagtcgtgcacagaaacaaaataaaacatctggttaattttcaaaataaaatacacagtgttcacggcggatcatatttccctgcactaaaccttgaaaacatcataatgggcagaggcaggcctgaagtcaacaggtcagaggttttcagacgtcatttcaccccgtaaacaccatggacgaggagatgttaatcatggcagtgcaccgagatgtcttccggcagagctgcaccgctccacacagcaaacgcagccggtgggtattgacagacagcggagcacgcagcggataaccagcgctgccgttccgccacggacacgcatccagtggaaatccagcgtaaattaaagaaaaagaacagcagctgttgacAGTttgcggctaactcaaagaagaagaagagcagctgTTGGCATTTAACAGCTTCATCATCCTCCTTAAATATAAACCATCCTCAATGGGTCCAATCAAAGTCTTGTcacatttttttatgtgcatgtgcagcagtaaataaatattcttttcactCAGAATGAGTCTCTGCTGATTGAATGATGTCAGGGGGacatagagacagagacagagaaatagAGAAGCTCAGTGGGATCACAGTGCGGTGGACAAATGTTTGAGTTTGTCATTATGACTTTAAAAGTGACTTTATAGTCTGAATTTGTTGATAAAAGTTTCATTTCTGAGAGCAAATACTTGATTTGTTTATAATCATCAAAACCCCAAATGAATATGTTGACATGGATCCACATTTATCTAGAAATGAGCTGTCATGACATCTGACTGATTCTGAAAGAGCACgccacaaatgtgtttacaggTTCTGTGACCAGGGCCGGGCCCAGTATCGAGCCCTGAGGTTTACCACAAGAAAGTTTCACAGACAAGGAAGTGGAgttcaacagaaaaacacagcagcaacagcagcagcagagatcaTCTGTCTTGATTCCACTCAGTCtttgcctacattacccacagtgCTCCTCTCTTCTCTGACAGCTGTGTGGGATTGTGGTGTGTTAGCAGCAGTGGTTCATGTTTCCTGCAGCAGAGACGAGCAGCATTTCTTTCTGACTCCACACCtccagattttttttacttgtcaGACTTGTAGTCTTCAGCTGATAATGAGTCACGTAACATCACTGGAGGACGTTTATCAAACATCACACAGCTCCCTCTCAGAGGAGATGCTGAActctttacagtcttgttaaaAATGTGCGGTAACACTCCACAgcacctgcacacacagtgactgggAGTTCCTCTTTAAAACCTTTTCTAGTCTCTCGTCAGTTACGTTTTCTCCACATTAAAACCACAAGTTTAGttttacttcagtttgtctttggttcagacagaaatatctcaacaactccTGGACAGCAGTGGCGTCTGAAGCTTTCCAAATGTGGGGGGGGCAATAACAGAGGGGGTCTGGGGGTCGGCCCCTGGAAAAGTTTTCTAAAGAAATAGAtgtcatttcctgcattctggtgcaTTCTCACAGGTTTTAAATAGCTTTGGTTCTATTAAAGGATGGTAAAGTTTCATCAAAGGAAAGAGACTACGACAACAATTCAGTGACAAATTtagaggcagctgcagagccAGGAATGACCTTTGCATGTAAATATTAGCAGTAAATTTCTGATTCTGAATTAGGTTTGATTTTAAACAATCTTGTGTTTGCAGCAGAGGTGAGACAGCAAACAATACTGCATTAATCTCTGTCAGTGGGGAGACAAAGGGGAAGAGTTAATAAATCCACAAAGATAAATAGAGAGAGAGGTGGAcgaatagatagatagatagatagatagatagatagatagatagatagatatcaCTATATACATTTTTCATATCATGTTAAAAATGATAGCGTATTTTCAGGAACATGATATGACACAACACAAATCAGACTATAAATCATAAACTGTCTAATTGTTCCCAAAACTGCAGGATATGTTTAAATTCTAATATTGGACTGTTTTGAAATGGGTCCATGGGGGACGCCGCCAGCACCAAACAAGTGGCCTCTCACAAAATGTGTCCATAAATCAAAAACAGTTTGGTCAAACTTTTCCAaactcaggaggtttttaattCAAGTGTTAAAGTTCCCAAAATGCCTCTGTCCTGATCAGCAGGGACAAACAGTGTGAAGAGGACAGGCGGGGACGGCTCAGATTTGGACGTGAATGAATGTCTGTCTGATGGTCATAAAACCTGTGGGTGTACTGTGAACTTCATGCTGGCTTGAACCCTGTAATCAGCACATGTGGCTTCATTCTGTCGATTATCTTCATCCTTCGGTCTAAGCACGTCTGACGCAGGTGGAAAACAGACGTCACAAGTTCTGAGGTCATGTCTGAGCGAATCTCTTCCAGCCAACACGACATATGACGTCATCAACACGCTAACCTTCCCACCCCCACCATCCCCACactgcacagtgacacacacatcaTGATAACATCTGCTCAGATGAGCTGTCACTCAGTTTTTCACTCTGACGCTGTGTTCTGGGGAATAACAGCACCTGCACCACAGCAGATAACCATCAACAACACCGAGACGCCGCCTCACATCTGCTCACTGCCACGTCACCGCCGGCCTCAGCTGACCGGGACTGATACACAACATGAGTTTTCTTTGTTTCGTCACATATAAAACAGATTCAGTTACAGAGTCAGCATGTCACATGACCAACATTTACAGCAGACAGTTTTTATCAGGATGAACTGAAGTCGTTTTCAAAGTTTGGCTCGTCTGTGACGTGCTATCTGAAAGAAAACAGGACTTTATGACCTGTAAATGTTGAATGACCTGCACTCGTACAGCAGGTTTCTGGTCCTCCCACCTCTCAAGGTGCTTTCAcactgtcacattcacacacactcacacactgatgaacagccatcaggagcagttTGGGGTCCAGTTCACCTCAGAGCTCAAAGGGTTAAATGCTTGTGAACGGCATCTGAGATCCTGTAAAAcgggttgtttttttccagtgtttGGGAAATAATCTCGTCACCAGGACAGTTTGAGTCCTTCAGTGTTAGTTGTTGTCAGATTGGTGTTAAGCTTCAGTCTAACTGTCCCTCAGCTGTCGGAGCTCTGAACTCTTGGCTCAGTGACTTTGAGTTGTTGGACACTTGTTGAGTGACGATTGGATCAGGATCAGGTACCGACCCACAGGTGCAGAGACTCACCTCAGATATGTGGTTCTAACTCTGATGAACACTGACTGAGCTCTGGAGGATGAAGTGATCACAGATGTGTCTCTGCagtcacagataagaaacaggTGAGCAGATGCTCCAGATGAAATGATCCTCTCACCCATGTCCGTGTCTCCATCTCCGCTCTGAGCCCGAGTCCCagccgacagcagcagcagcagcagcagcagcggtgcaGCGATCCAGCAGCCAAGCAGCATCTCCTCAGTCAGAACGCTGATCTCAGCAGCTGACGGCTTTTCTGTCAGCCACAGAGGAAGGAGGAGTGGCCTCtgtgcagaggaagaggaggaggaggaaggtgcTGACAGGATGTAAATCAGAAAACATCTTTGCAGGTTGTGTGCAGAGCTGAAAACACAGGCAGTAAACACACACCCTTCAGTCACagatcacacacactgacttccATTAAACTAAATGTTGTCTGACATCTTTCTTTAAAGTCCACTGAGACGCTCCTCTCTCTGAACATGTCCCCGTCCAGTCTCTTTACCCCTGATCCCCCTCTGAGTCAGTTAACAAGGAGAACCTGCTGAGTCCTGATCCGATTCTTCTGGTGTCCTGCATCATTCAGCTGCACCCCAACGCCTGCAGCTCATGTAACTGATGAATACTGTTTTATCAATAACCATTTTTTCCATAACGTAAACGGAacgatgacgagctaaaaatagatcctGATGATGAAAACATTGAggtcgtcgaaatctggtgcttgggcagtgacttgtggcgtcagaaaccagCAAGTAAACATATGATATGTAGCTGGTTGCCGCTGTAGTTAAATGGCACCTGGTGGGCGAACacagcgggacaaggacgaaggttaaggcagcaaaagtctgaCTGGGGCAGCGTTGACCCTGGAGggcggtgttcacttcctgtgagactgtaaagccaaaccctgttctgttgtcctaaacccaaccacacatatgtgtgtgtgttggctaaacgtaaccaggtgtgtgtgttggctaaatgtaaccaggtgtgtgtgttggctaaacgtaaccaggtgtgtgtgttggctaaacgtaacctcatgtgtgtgtgttggctaaacgtaaccatgtgtgtgttggctaaacgtaaccaggtgtgtgtgttggctaaacgtaacctcatgtgtgtgttggctaaacgtaacctcatgtgtgtgttggctaaacgtaaccaggtgtgtgtgttggctaaacgtaaccatgtgtgtgttggctaaacgtaaccaggtgtgtgtgttggctaaacgtaacctcatgtgtgtgttggctaaacgtaacctcatgtgtgtgtgttggctaaacgtaaccaggtgtgtgtgttggctaaacgtaaccaggtgtgtgtgttggctaaacgtaacctcatgtgtgtgttggctaaacgtaaccaggtgtgtgtgttggctaaacgtaaccaggtgtgtgtgttggctaaacgtaaccaggtgtgtgtgttggctaaacgtaacctcatgtgtgtgttggctaaatgtaaccaggtgtgtgttggctaaacgtaaccaggtgtgtgtgttggctaaacgtaacctcatgtgtgtgttggctaaacgtaaccaggtgtgtgtgttggctaaacgtaaccaggtgtgtgtgttggctaaacgtaaccaggtgtgtgtgttggctaaacgtaacctcatgtgtgtgttggctaaacgtaaccaggtgtgtgtgttggctaaacgtaacctcatgtgtgtgttggctaaacgtaaccaggtgtgtgtgttggctaaacgtaacctcatgtgtgtgttggctaaacgtaaccaggtgtgtgtgttggctaaacgtaaccaggtgtgtgtgttggctaaacgtaacctcatgtgtgtgtgttgttgaaggaaaaaaacatcagttggtggtgttgtcctgacgtagtgcttttattttggaagagactgtatgcaaactgtacatttcctgtgaaaacagaagtgtattttgaaaacagacaatgcatgtaacaggctgaagttgacacggcgtcccagaacgtcaacaaccaacacacccagggtaccttggacgtcatatgtggacgtggaaagtccatgaccaaacgtggacacgtgacgaggtcacagtgaggatgatgatgctTTGCAACAATGTCCAAAATCACGTAGTCCGCACCAAACACAATGTGAGCAGTGATGCTGTGGTACCACTTCCTGTTGACGAAGGCGTGTTCATGTTGACATGGTGCGATGATGTACTTCAAGTCTTACCTCCTTTAACTTTAAGTCTGATTTTTAAGTCTTAACTTTCAGTCTTAACTTAAAGGGGAAATCTGGAAACCATCTCAGTTGGTCAgcagcagtgagtgtgtgtacgaggcagctttgtgaatacgacctcaggctgcagagtgacagacacactcCTCCATGTTTATGAGACTCaggaggaagtgatgtcattCTGATGCTGAGGTGTGAACACTGCAGCTGAACATGACTTCCTCTCCATCAAACAGCAAAATAACCACTTCCTGTCGCCTCAGCTCGTCTGCTTTGTTTACAACTGAGGCCACTTTGTACACATTTACCATGTCCCTCACACCATGTCTCTCACACCATGTCCCTCACACCATGTCCCTCACACCATGTCCCTCACATCATGTCTCTCACACCATGTCTCTCACACCATGTCCCTCACATCATGTCCCTCACATCATGTCTCTCACACCATGTCCCTCACACCATGTCTCTCACATCATGTCCCTCACA contains these protein-coding regions:
- the il7r gene encoding interleukin-7 receptor subunit alpha codes for the protein MLLGCWIAAPLLLLLLLLSAGTRAQSGDGDTDMEPRVSCTSDILMAGSSLSCKLVGGRSDSEDDEDEEADVIDRMTVCYFDWSGNKKEEKCLKVPGDTVTSKDLLLVLDFNVSVHLKTGSSTTTMVDLKKIVKPRSPQVKNVTFDHESNQAVIRIQTPYHKDYLTLDNQLFQLLIQSPGRTIPQNFSLDTLKIDMQHLRKHTEYHVKVRALPVKGWQGTWSEWSETYSFFTPAGEEKQMDGRRETYRLLLCFVVLLVVPLSVIFFWKNKIFTYMWPSIPHPKHTLVQICKPNKGLLLNFKPEVFSALKVEKMEEQPCEETSIAAAAADGAHSEFPGSSHSSDSSRSTTSVSTEELELSALLSRSSSDGEDALQSTSPSPVQVQPPEERAHTPQPERSGGGNEAEAYVTMSSFYQIK